Below is a window of Calditrichota bacterium DNA.
GAATGGAACCGTTCGCCGGAATGACGACGCGGCCTTTGATGAATTCGAAAAATCCGCCCACGCCCTCGGGCAAAATGGACGGCGTCGTGTTTGTCTGTTGAAAATGAATGTGGTTGGAATAAAAAATCAACGGAATGCGGCGATCAATGCTGTGGTTGAATTTGTCTTCCAGCACGCGGTAAGCTTCTTCTGCCGCAGCCGCGCCAATCTCCGCCAACTCTCTCATCTCAGGGTAGTAGTAAATATCGAAATGCTCGGTTTTCAGGATGTACCAGGTGAAATTGTTGTAAATCACCTTGTTCCTGCCGAAATAATACTGACTGAATCCCTGAGTCGTGATGACTAATAAAAAAATGATTAAAATTCCAAGTCGTCGCATTTTACTCAAAATTCGCTTGGTTGAAATTCTCGGTTTAAATGCAAATAATTAGACGCCGTAAAAGCTATTTCGTTCTAATTTATATGAAAAAAAGATGGAATGCAAGTAATTTTTATTCCAAGTGAAAATTTTGTGTCGTACAATTGGATTCTTTTGCTCATTTTCCGACAACAATCGGTCTCAAATAGTCTGCGATCTAATTTCTTCAAATAATTTCGGATTTAATTCGTAAGGATTTTAGCTTCGTGACTTTCGCAATTGTTATGATTAAAAAGCTCACCTCCAAAACCCGGAGTAAAAAAAATTTCAGCGAGCCTTGAAATACAAAATAGATTGAAAGCAAGCGGGCGGTTTCTCAAAATTTTCTTATGCAAAAATTAATTTTTCCATAACTTTTCCAATTAAAGCTTGACACTAAATGTAATTATTTTTATATTATTATCTTGCTTTTCGGAAATCAAATTGCCTGAACCAGCGTCGAACTAAATTTATGTATGAATGCTTCAAATGCATAACCCCACAATGGACGAGCCGAATGGTGCAGGGACAAAAATCATTCCATTACGGAAAAAAATACAGCGAAAGGAAATTTTTTGAATAAGAATGTCACATTAATAATGTTAGCTGCGGTTTTCTTCACCGGAGCTTTGTTTGCGGATACAATTCCTATTAGCCAGTTACATCAAAATGACAGCGACGGCGTGCCGACTCTGTTGGGCCAGACCGTTTCCATTCGAGGAGAAGTAACAGTTGCAGCACAATTTGGCGTGAGTTCCTACGTAGAAGATGAAACGGGCGGCGTGGCGATTTACGACGATGCCTTTGCAAAAGCGGTGAACGTCGGCGATTTGGTTACTGTAACCGGCACTGTTGATCAGTACAAAGGATTGACGGAATTGAAATCAGTTGTGATCGACGAGCATGTTCCGGGTAGCCCTGCTGTTACGCCAGAAATTGTTACTTGCAAAATGATCGCGGACGAAGGCGCCAATGGTGTCGAGACGCTCGAGGGACGGCTCATTCGCATTAACGGCGTCATTGTTGATACGGATTCCTGGGCGGTTTCCGGTTCCGGCACGAATTACACGCTAACAGATGCCACTGGCAGTTGCGAGATTCGCATTGACAAAGATTGCGCCATAGCCAATACAAATTCTCCGAGCGGCTCCTTTGACGTCATCGGCGTTGTTTCTCAGTATGATTTCTCAGCGCCGTACACCGACGGCTATCAAGTGATGCCGCGCTTTTTGGAAGATATCATTTTTCTGTCCGGCCCTAAAATTATTCAGGGCCCTGAGATAACAAAGATTGAACCTTACGCCCTCGAAATTTCCTGGGGAACAGACGTGGCGGCCAACTCTATTCTGATGTACGGTTTAACAAATCAATTTGAGATTGACACGTTAACTTTTTCGGAAGTAGGAACAGGTCACGCAATTTATTTGAACAATCTCACTCCGGCGACTTTGTACCACATTCGCGTCGGCTCGGCAAATGAGACTGGGGCTAACTATTCCGGCGATCTGTTTGCCATGACTGCCTCAGATCCGTCTTCCACGGGCGAAATTAATGTTTATTTCAACCATTCAGTAGATCATTCGCTGGCAATGTCTGGCAATGAAGCGCAAGGAAATCAAGACCTGGCGCAGAAATTCATTGATCGGGTGAACGCAGCGCAGTATTCCATTGATGTCTGCATTTATTCTTGGGATTTGTACAACGTGGCAAACGCTATTATTGACGCCAAAAATCGCGGTGTGAAAATTCGTTTTATCAATGACGCGGATCATGCCTACCAGACGCAAATTACCAAACTGCGCTCTGCCGGAATTCAGGTGATTGACCAGAGTTTTAGTGAATTGGGCAGTTGGGGAATTCAACACAATAAATTCGCTGTTTTTGACGCTCGCGACAATAGCTCGGCTGCGGATGATTGGGTCTGGACCGGCTCTGTGAATTTTACTGACTATTCGGAATTGGGCGTAAATGCATTTCAGAATGCGCTCGAAATCCGAGATCAATCGTTGGCAAAGGCTTACACGCTGGAGTTTGAAGAAATGTGGGGTTCAAATACCGATACTCCGAACAGCGCAGTTTCCCGCTTTGGCGCCAACAAGACGGACAATTTGCCGCATCATTTCAATATTGGCGGCAGACGCGTGGAATTGTACATGTGCCCGACAGACGGGGCGACGTCGCAAATCATCGAAGAAATTGAACATGCAGATCGGGAAATTTATTTTTCAATTTTAGCGTTCACCAGATACGACGTGCAGGACGCCATGCATGAGCGAGTTTTAGCGCGGCCGACATTTTACCTCCGCGGTGTTTTTGATAGCGGCCAAGATCAGTCCAGCCAATACTATCCCATGAGCGGCTCCGGAGATAATGGCTGGAATCCTGCGGCAGATGTCCGGCTCGATGCCGAATACGGTGTTCTGCATCACAAGTACATGATCATCGACGCCAACCACGCTGAATATGATCCGGTCGTGATTACCGGCTCGCAAAATTGGTCAACGAGCGCTGAAACAAAAAATGATGAAAATACGCTGATCATCCACGATGAAAAAATTGCCAACCAATATTTGCAAGAATTTGCCGCTCGTTATCACGCAGCCGGCGGAAGCGCTTCATTGACGCAAGTCAATGAAAAACAATCTATTGAGTTACCAAAAAAGTTTTGGCTGGAACAAAATTATCCCAATCCGTTTAATAGTCATACCATCGTTCGCTTTCAGATTTCCAAGGAGAGCCGTATTCATTTTATCATTTACAATGTGCAGGGAAAAATTGTGCGCAACGATGATTTGGGAATTCTTCCCGCTGGCAAACATCGTTTGCAATGGGACGCGAAAAATTGGCGCCATCAAACTGTGGCGGCGGGTGTTTATTTTTACATTTTGCGAACAAACGAGACAATGACCTCGACACAAGTCGGAAAAATGATATATTTGCCTTAATTTTTATGCTGAAAATTAAGGCTTTTTTGTTTAGGGACTTTTTAAAATATTTAAATAACTTTCTCAGCAAAATGATGAATAGAGGAGATGAACTATGCCCGGTGGCAGCACGATGAAAGCTATTGTGAAAGCGAAGCCAGGAGTCGGCGCTGAGATGCGAACAGTACCTATTCCGAAACCTGGATTTGGAGAAATTTTAGTAAAAGTAAAAACCGCTTCCATTTGCGGATCAGATATGCATATTTACGAATGGAATTCCTGGGCCGAACAACACGTGAAACCGCCTCAGACCATGGGACATGAATTAGCGGGCGAAGTTGTGGAACTCGGCGAAGGGGTCAATGCCGTAAAAATTGGTGATTTTATTTCTGCAGAGACTCACATTCCCTGCGGCTATTGCAAACCCTGTCGCACCGGAAATCCGCACATTTGCAGTAATTTGAAAATTTTAGGCGTGGACACGAACGGCGCTTTCGCCGAATACATTGTGATCCCGCAAATTGTCGCCTGGAAAAACGATCCTTCCATCCCGCCGGAATTTGCTTCTGTGCAAGAGCCGTTGGGCAATGCGGTGGACACGGTTTTGAGCGAAGATGTCGCCGGCAAAAAAATAGTGATTACCGGCGCTGGCCCCATCGGGATTCTGGCAGTCGGTGTGGCGCGAGCCTCCGGCGCGACGGAAATTTACGTCACAGACATTAATGATTATCGTCTTGGTCTGGCTCAAAAAATGGGCGCCGACGTGACGCTTAACCCGAAGAAGCAAGACGTAGTTGCCGAGATTTTAAATGCCACCAATGGCGAGGGCGTGGACGTGGCGCTGGAAATGTCCGGCAACGAATCAGCGCTGATTCAGGCGTGTCGGACATTGTCGCCGGGCGGAAGGTTGTCGATTCTCGGCGTTTTTAACCATCCTGTGAATTGGGATTTGAATAATTTAATTATTTTCAAAGGGATACGAGTTTACGGCATCACGGGCCGCCGGATGTTTTCGACCTGGTACAAAATCGGCAATTTTCTGAAATCAGGCCGGCTGGATTTAAGCCCGGCGATCACGCATCAGATTAAATTGGATGAATTTCAACAAGGATTTGATTTGATGCAAGCCGGAAAGTGTGGCAAAATTGTGATGCATGTGGAGTGATTTTTCGTTCCGGGTTCGAGTCGTGAGTCTCGGGTTTGTTGTGTTGCATGTTGCAAGTTTTAAAATTTGTTACTAATTTAAACCTGGAGTCTTCGAGCCTTTGTGGCTTAATACTTACAAAATTTGATATGAGACAAGCATGATTATCGGAATTGGTGTGGACATTGTCAATGTTTCGCGCCTCAAAATATCCATCGAGCGTTTCGGAGATCGCTTTTTGAAGCGGGTTTTCACCTCGAAAGAGTTGGAAGACTGTTTGGGAAAAGCGAATCAATTTGAAAAATTAGCGGCTCGGTTCGCGGCAAAAGAAGCGACTGTAAAAGCGATTGGCATCGGTCTGCGTAACGGGATTACCTGGCAGGACATTGAAGTCCGAAACGACGGCATGGGCAAACCGGAGATTCATTCCTACGGAAAATGCAAGCAAATGCTGCATGTGCTCAGCGTGAGCCGGGTGCATGTGTCGCTTTCTCACAGCGACGATTCAGCGATTGCGATGGTTGTTTTGGAGAAGAAAACGCACTGAAAAATTAGTGATTTGAAATTTTGCACTCGAAAAAATAGTTCATCAAAACACAAGATGAAACTGAAAGGATGAGCTTATGTACGGAAAAATTAAACAGGATTTACAAAAAGAGTTAGCCCAAATCCGCGCCGACGGTTTGTTCAAAGACGAACGCATCATCGCCAGCCCCCAGGGTGCGGATATTTCTCTTGTCGACGGTACGAAAGTGCTCAATTTTTGCGCGAATAATTATCTGGGACTTTCCAGCAACCAGAAAATGCTAGATCGCGCCATGAAAATTTTGGACGAGCGCGGCTACGGCATGAGTTCTGTGCGTTTCATCTGCGGCACTCAGGACATTCATCGGGAGCTGGAGGAAAAAATCGCGGAATTTCTGGGCATGGAAGACGCCATTCTTTACAGCTCCTGTTTTGACGCCAACGGCGGGCTTTTTGAAGCGCTGTTTGGAGAACAAGATGCGATAATCAGCGACGCGCTTAATCATGCGTCGATCATCGACGGGGTTCGTCTTTGCAAAGCAAAACGGTTTCGCTTTCAGCACGCGGACATGAATGATTTGGAGACGCAGTTGAAGGAAGCCGACAAACAGAATGTCCGCTACAAAATTATTGCCACGGACGGCGTTTTTTCCATGGACGGAGACATGGCAAAGTTGGACGAAATCTGCGATTTGGCGGATAAATACGATTCTCTCGTCATGGTCGACGATAGTCATGCCACGGGATTCATCGGCAAAACAGGCCGCGGAACACCGGAACATTTCGGCGTCCAGGGACGGATCGATGTGATTACCACGACCTTCGGCAAAGCCCTCGGCGGCGCGTCCGGCGGCTGCACCAGCGCGCGCCAGGAAATTGTGACCATGCTGCGCCAGCGAAGCCGACCCTATCTTTTTTCCAATGCGCTGGCTCCGATGATCGTGGGCGCAACCCTGGGCATTCTGGATGAATTATCCAATACGACGCAATTGCGCGACAAATTAGAGGAAAACACCAAATATTTCCGCGAAAAAATGACTGACGCCGGTTTTGACATTAAGCCGGGCGTCACTCCCATTGTGCCGATCATGCTTTACGACGCCAAGTTGGCGCAGGGGATGGCAAAAGACTTGCTCGATCGCGGTATTTACGTCATTGGATTTTCTTTTCCGGTAGTACCTAAAGGCCTGGCGAGAATTCGCGTGCAAATTTCCGCGGCGCACGAGCGCGAACATCTGGATCGCGCCATTGAAGCATTCACTGAGTCGGGAAAGAAATTCGGCGTTTTAAAATAGCGAAAAAGGATGTCAATGTGGCCCCGATCGGGATTATGCCATCAAAGCTTTTCATGATGAAGACAGCGATAACGAAATTGACGCCAACTTTGTCGAAATCCCTACGGAAAGTTACGGTTTCTCAAGTAACATTAAAGCATTGTTTGGCCCACCAAGTTTTGATAAAGCAAATTTTTTGTTTAACGCTGATAGCATGAAAATAGAGAGCAATTTAAGATAAAATGTGAATTATCAGGGTGACAAATCAAAATTAGGAGGACATAAAAAATGGAAATGGGAAAAGCTATCAAGGCCGGAATAATTTCAGGACTTATCATGGGAATTACTCTTTTCATTGCAGGCGCGATTTTTTCCAGAATAATCTATGGACCGCAGTTTGCTCCTCCAGGTAAATTTGAACCTGAACAGTTGAATGCTTGGTACTTTATTTGGACAAAATTATTAATCGGAATATTTTTTGGCGTTCTATTCACATTTTTTTATGAACGTTTGCCCATCTCCAAAAGAGTGACTGGCGGCTTGTCCGGTTTAAAATATGGATTCTTTTTCTGGCTTGTTATTTCCTTGTGGAATATATCTCATCCGTTAATTTATGGATCCATCGATAACAAAGATCAATTGTTTTGGTTGCTTTATTCTTTGTGTGGGTTTTTGGCTTTTGGATACACATTAGGATATTTTTACAAAAGAAATAACAAGAATCAACAATCGGGTTAACGAAAGGCGCAATGCTGAGCGAAAGATGCATGCCTGGAATTTCGTGTTGTTTGGGCGGGTTTTTGGCTGTGTTTTTCGGCACGGTGATTGCTTGTCTTTAGTTTTGCCGTAAAATTCTATCGGCGAAAAATTGAGCGGCTCATAAATAAAACTTGGAGAGAAAATGGCGGGTGAAATGAAAATATTTTCCGGAAGCGCGAATCCGGAATTAGCTCAAAAAATTTGTAATTTAATGAGCAAGCCGCTGGGGCGCGCTCAAATTTACAAATTTAAAGAAGGCAATGTTTACGTGAAATTACTGGAGACGGTTCGCCGCAAAGAGGTGTTTTTTATCCAATCGGGCATACAACCGGTGAATGATTTGATTATGGAAACACTGTTTTTCATCGACACTTTTCGCCGATCCAGCGCCGCGTCGATTACCGTAGTTTCACCATTTTTTCCTTACACCAAAGGCGACAAAAAAGACGAGCCCCGCGTCTCCATTCGCGCCAAGGTGGTTTCCGAGATTGTCGAAGCGATCGGTGCGGATCGCGTATTGACTGTGGACTTGCAACCTCCGCAAATTCAGGGATTTTTTCATATTCCCGTGGATAATCTTTACGCTATGCCCATTTTTATCGACTATCTGAGTCAGTTTCCGATGAAAGACCTGATAATTGTCGCTCCGGACTTTGGCGCGGCAAAGATGGCGAACAACTTCTCCCGGCAATTAAAGGCGCCGGTTGCATTGGGAAGCAAGTATCGGATGACCGATTCGGATAAGGTGAATTACCATGATCTCATCGGCGACGTCGCCGGCAAAAACATTCTTGTTGTCGATGATATGATCATCACCGGGGAGACAATTTTTACCATTAGTGATTTGCTCAAGGCACGCGGCGCAAACAAAATCGATATTTGCGCGACTCACGGTTTGATCACAGACGCCTTGATCAAAAAACTTGATAAAAGCCCGATTCACAAATTGATCATCACGGACACCATTCCTATTCCCAAAGGCGTCAAACACAAAAAGTTGATTCAATTATCAGTTGCTCCTTTGATAAGCGAGGCAATATCATCTATTTACAATGGCGATCCATTGAGCAAATTGTTTGATCGCATCGAGTGGATTACAAATTTCTCTTAATGAATGAGGCAAAGCGATGATGAATCTTAAATTGCAATGGCGCAAAATTTCTCGATTGGCGTTGTGGATATTTGTGATTTCGCTTGGCGTGGCACTTCGGGCAGCAGCAAATCCTTTTCCGACGATTACCTATTATTTTGAAATCAACGAAACCAACTGGAAGAGCGCTTCGGTGAACATTACCATTGAAAATAATTCCCTCAATCATCTGCTTTGTGTCATGCCCGGCGTCAGCGGAGCGGCGTTTCAGCCCGTCTGCGTTTCGTCGCGCATTTCCAAATTCGAGGTGACTGGCGAAGGAATGAAAGAACCCACATTTCAGAAAGTGAACGACAATTCCTGGCTAATTTACACCAACGGCAACCACACCATCATTGTCTCGTACCGAATTTCCAGATTGCAGAATCCGTTTCTGGGGAAATATGTGAATCGGAGCTATGCACTGATCGATAATCCGGCGGTATTTATGATGATTCGCGAGCTGAAAGATTTCCCGGTCAAGGTCGCCGTGAGCGTGCCTTACGGCTGGAAATTAGCCACGGGTCTCCCATTTGCCGGAGATAATTTTGAATACAGCGCGCTGAATTACGACCAATTGGCGCGCTGTCCTCTATTTTTGGCGCCTTTTGAAGAGGTTTATTTCACCTATTACAACCAAATCCATTTTGTGTTGTTCAATAAGAGCGTTTCCGGTTCTCTGAGCGAGAAGCTCAGTCGATTGAGTCAGAAAATATTTCGTTGTCAGGCGGATTTTTTGCAGGAGATTCCCAGAAATCGCTATTTTTTCATTTTTAATTTTCTAACGAGAAAAAAGACGGTTTCGTCTCAGGCATTCAGCAACGGTTCGATAATGTTTTTGCCTCGTCAACTGAAACCCGAGCTCTACCCGAATGTGCAAAAAGAGATCGGAAGCGCATTTTTTCGCCACTGGTTCCAATCAGTTCGGCCGTCTATTCAAT
It encodes the following:
- a CDS encoding T9SS type A sorting domain-containing protein; this encodes MNKNVTLIMLAAVFFTGALFADTIPISQLHQNDSDGVPTLLGQTVSIRGEVTVAAQFGVSSYVEDETGGVAIYDDAFAKAVNVGDLVTVTGTVDQYKGLTELKSVVIDEHVPGSPAVTPEIVTCKMIADEGANGVETLEGRLIRINGVIVDTDSWAVSGSGTNYTLTDATGSCEIRIDKDCAIANTNSPSGSFDVIGVVSQYDFSAPYTDGYQVMPRFLEDIIFLSGPKIIQGPEITKIEPYALEISWGTDVAANSILMYGLTNQFEIDTLTFSEVGTGHAIYLNNLTPATLYHIRVGSANETGANYSGDLFAMTASDPSSTGEINVYFNHSVDHSLAMSGNEAQGNQDLAQKFIDRVNAAQYSIDVCIYSWDLYNVANAIIDAKNRGVKIRFINDADHAYQTQITKLRSAGIQVIDQSFSELGSWGIQHNKFAVFDARDNSSAADDWVWTGSVNFTDYSELGVNAFQNALEIRDQSLAKAYTLEFEEMWGSNTDTPNSAVSRFGANKTDNLPHHFNIGGRRVELYMCPTDGATSQIIEEIEHADREIYFSILAFTRYDVQDAMHERVLARPTFYLRGVFDSGQDQSSQYYPMSGSGDNGWNPAADVRLDAEYGVLHHKYMIIDANHAEYDPVVITGSQNWSTSAETKNDENTLIIHDEKIANQYLQEFAARYHAAGGSASLTQVNEKQSIELPKKFWLEQNYPNPFNSHTIVRFQISKESRIHFIIYNVQGKIVRNDDLGILPAGKHRLQWDAKNWRHQTVAAGVYFYILRTNETMTSTQVGKMIYLP
- the tdh gene encoding L-threonine 3-dehydrogenase; protein product: MKAIVKAKPGVGAEMRTVPIPKPGFGEILVKVKTASICGSDMHIYEWNSWAEQHVKPPQTMGHELAGEVVELGEGVNAVKIGDFISAETHIPCGYCKPCRTGNPHICSNLKILGVDTNGAFAEYIVIPQIVAWKNDPSIPPEFASVQEPLGNAVDTVLSEDVAGKKIVITGAGPIGILAVGVARASGATEIYVTDINDYRLGLAQKMGADVTLNPKKQDVVAEILNATNGEGVDVALEMSGNESALIQACRTLSPGGRLSILGVFNHPVNWDLNNLIIFKGIRVYGITGRRMFSTWYKIGNFLKSGRLDLSPAITHQIKLDEFQQGFDLMQAGKCGKIVMHVE
- a CDS encoding holo-ACP synthase, with amino-acid sequence MIIGIGVDIVNVSRLKISIERFGDRFLKRVFTSKELEDCLGKANQFEKLAARFAAKEATVKAIGIGLRNGITWQDIEVRNDGMGKPEIHSYGKCKQMLHVLSVSRVHVSLSHSDDSAIAMVVLEKKTH
- the kbl gene encoding glycine C-acetyltransferase, which codes for MYGKIKQDLQKELAQIRADGLFKDERIIASPQGADISLVDGTKVLNFCANNYLGLSSNQKMLDRAMKILDERGYGMSSVRFICGTQDIHRELEEKIAEFLGMEDAILYSSCFDANGGLFEALFGEQDAIISDALNHASIIDGVRLCKAKRFRFQHADMNDLETQLKEADKQNVRYKIIATDGVFSMDGDMAKLDEICDLADKYDSLVMVDDSHATGFIGKTGRGTPEHFGVQGRIDVITTTFGKALGGASGGCTSARQEIVTMLRQRSRPYLFSNALAPMIVGATLGILDELSNTTQLRDKLEENTKYFREKMTDAGFDIKPGVTPIVPIMLYDAKLAQGMAKDLLDRGIYVIGFSFPVVPKGLARIRVQISAAHEREHLDRAIEAFTESGKKFGVLK
- a CDS encoding DUF2141 domain-containing protein; translation: MKAFHDEDSDNEIDANFVEIPTESYGFSSNIKALFGPPSFDKANFLFNADSMKIESNLR
- a CDS encoding ribose-phosphate pyrophosphokinase yields the protein MAGEMKIFSGSANPELAQKICNLMSKPLGRAQIYKFKEGNVYVKLLETVRRKEVFFIQSGIQPVNDLIMETLFFIDTFRRSSAASITVVSPFFPYTKGDKKDEPRVSIRAKVVSEIVEAIGADRVLTVDLQPPQIQGFFHIPVDNLYAMPIFIDYLSQFPMKDLIIVAPDFGAAKMANNFSRQLKAPVALGSKYRMTDSDKVNYHDLIGDVAGKNILVVDDMIITGETIFTISDLLKARGANKIDICATHGLITDALIKKLDKSPIHKLIITDTIPIPKGVKHKKLIQLSVAPLISEAISSIYNGDPLSKLFDRIEWITNFS